DNA from Thermoflexus sp.:
TGGTGAGTGAGACGCCCTCCCTTCCGCTCACGATCCGCATCCGATGGGCGGATTCGTATGAGCACGGGAACGTGGCGATCCGTCAGATTCGGATCGGGGAGAGCGTGGCGGGTTTTGAGAAGACCGGCGGACAGGTGGAAGGGGGCGCGGTCATCGTGCAGGGCATCGTGGACCTGAGTCAGGCTCCCCAGGGCATCTATCCGATCCGGGTGGATGTGGAAGATGGCCTGGGGTTGTCCGGCACCGGAGAAGGCCCGCTGATCCGCCAGCGGATCGTGCCCCCATCGCCGGCCGGGCGAGGATTGCTCGACGTCCTGCCGTTGGCCTCATGCGTGGTCGCTCTAGTCGCCCTGATGGTGGCGGCCATCGCGATCACCCGGGTGCCTCGCCTCCGGGAGGCCGCCGTCTCCATGACTCAGCCCGTCGTCCAGCGGATCAAGGAGGTCACCGAGCCTTTCTTCCCATCCGGAGCGGCCCGGGGATCCGAGCCCGCCCGGGCCTGGCTGGTCGTGGTGGAAGGGGAGGCGGAGCGGCGCACCATCCCCATCCGCAGCACGCACGTTCGTCTGGGGAGGGATGAAACCCTGGCTAATATCACCTTCACCGATCGTTCGGTCTCCCGTTTGCACTGTCGCATTGAGGAGGTAGAGGAGGGAGTTTTCTACATCTACGATGAAGGCAGCACCAGTGGCACCTATGTGAACTACGAGCAGGTTCCCATTAATGGGACCCGTCTCCAGGATGGGGATCTGATCAACCTGGGCCGGGTGCAGCTGCACTTCCAGCTGCGCCTGAATCAGCAGGAGATCCGTCCGCCCGGGCCTGCCTCGAAGCCGGAGGAGAAGAAAACCCAGGACGAGGGCAAAACCCAGCCGTTGCGGGAGGTGGATGATCGAACCCAGGTTTTCCATGAGCCCGGCGCTGGATGAGCGGCCCGGCGGGCTTCCCAGGATGTGCATCCGGGCTTTCCGCGAATCCGACCACGGAGGTGAAGATGCAAAGCGGTTCTCTGCCGCGCATCGATCATTTCGAGATCGAGCGCCCCCTCCACGAGGGCGGGATGGGGATCCTATACCTGGCCCGCGATACCCGGCGGGGCGCGTGGGTGGTCCTCAAGGTTTCCCGACAGGTGAAGCCCCGTGCCGATCACGACCGGGAGCGCACAGCCGCCGAACAGGCTTTCTACGAAGAGGCGCTCCAGGCAGAGGTGGAGGTCCTGCGGGATCTCCACCATCCTCATATCGTGCGGTTGTATCCTCTGGAGGAAGGACCTCGAGCGATTTACAGCAAGAGAGCTCCGAATGGCTCCTGGTATTTCGCCATGGAGCGGCTGGGAGGGGGCAGCCTGGAGGAGCTGCTCAAACGGCATCCCCGCCTGCCCATCGAGGTGGCAGTGGAGATCGCCTACCAGGTGGCGATGGCCCTGGAGTATCTCCACGCCCGCGGGATCGCCCATCGGGATATCAAACCAAACAATATCCTGTTCCGACGGCCGGTTCAGGAGGGGATCGAGGCCGTGCTCGTGGATTTCGGCCTCGCCCAGCGCCAGCGGGCCCGAGGGCTGGAAGCGGGGACCTTGCTCTATATGGCTCCCGAGCAAATCGAGCAGGAAAGAGGGGGAACGGCTCGCCCGGATCCGCGGCCGGCGGATATTTATGCCCTGGGGGTGGTGCTGTATCGAATGGTGACCGGCCGCCTGCCTTTCGAGGGGCGGGATCGGGACCAGCTGACCAGCGCGATCCGCAAGAGCATGCCGACCCGCCCGTCGGTTCTCCGGAGGGAGATCCCGGCCCCGCTGGATGATCTGATCGCGGAGATGCTGGCCAAGGATCCCGATCGACGGCCGACAGCCTCCCTGGTGGCCCGCCGGCTGAACGAGGCGGTGCCATGGCACCGTCGTTTCATTGAGGAAGAGGGGGATCTCTCCCCGCGTCCCGCTTCACCCAGGCCAGCGACCTCACCATCCGGTTTCTCTCCCGTGTGGGGATTCATCACCCTGGCCCTGCTGGTTCTAACGGTGGTGGGCTGGGGCCTGTATCTCAGCAGTGGGCGGAGCATTCGCCTCTCCGAACCTACCGTCATGCCGACTCCCGCGGTGCGTGTAAGCCCCACCCCTCTGATTGTGACGGGGGGAGGGCAGGGGACGATGTCTACTCCAACGATCCAACGATCTCCATCCCATCGGGGCCCACTTCCACGCCGATTCCGAGCCCCACACGCTTGCCCACACCCACGCCGCTTCCTGTATCCACACCTTTGCCGACGCCATGAAGGCCCCAACCTCCCTTCGAGCCGAGCGGAGGGCATGCCAGCATAAGGGAAAGGAGGTTCAGGATGGCGGTTCGCATCCGTCCGAAGGACCCAGGGGCCAGGAAGCCCCATCGTCCCAGCCAGGTTCCTCCCGAGGCCCAGGCCCCCCGGATGTTTCAGGAAACCCATGCCGGGATGAGCGGGAAGAACAATGAGGACGCCGTGGAGACCGGAGTGGTTCCGGGCCCGAACGGGCGGCCGCGTTATGTGGCGATCGTGGCCGATGGCATCGGTGGCCACGCCTCCGGCGAGGTGGCCAGCCATATGGCCCTCCGCCATGTGATGGATTTCCTGAACCAGCATCCGATGGCTCCTCTGCCCCAGGCTCTGGTTCAGGCGGTGACCCGGGCCAACCAGGCGGTGTTTACGGAGAGCCAGAAGAAGGATCTCTGGAAGGGCATGGGCACCACTCTGACCATCGCGGTGGTGGAGGACGGCTGTCTGTATCTGGCTCACGTGGGCGACTCCCGGGCCTACCTCATCCGGGGGGAACGGATCGTGCAGCTCACAGTGGACCACACATGGGCTCAGGAAGCCATTGAGGCCGGCCGGCTGACCCCGGAGGAGGCTCGTACCCATCCCAATCGAAACGTCCTGAAACGCTATGTGGGCATCCAGCCGGAGGTGGAAGTGGATCTTCGGATCACGCCGCCGAACGGGGATGGTCCCCCAGATCCCCGCCATCAGCCCCTCGCCCTTCAGCCGGGCGATGTGGTCTTGCTGTGCACCGATGGGCTTCACGACCTGATCTCCGACGAGCGGATCCTGGAGATCGTCCGCACCCGTCCCGGAGATCAGGCGGTGAAGGCCTTGGTGGCGGCGGCCAATGCGGCGGGCGGCCCGGACAACATCTCGGTCGCTATGATCGAGCTGCCGGGGCGCAAAATCGCGCGTCCTCCCCTCCGGCTTTCTCTGCCTCCCCTGACGCTCCCAATGGCGGCGGGTGCCCTTGTCCTCGGTCTGGGTCTGATCCTGGCCTGGGCCTGGCTCTTCCGGGGAGGGTCAGGGGAGGAGGATGCTGGCGGATTTCGCCGTTCCCGCTCTGGAACGCCGATCGTCATCCAGGGCGGAGGGGCGACTTCCCATGCTCCGGTGATCGGTCCATCCGGGGAGCCGACCTCTACGCCCGTGCCCACTCCGACCCCATCGCCGACTCCAACCCCCCGGCCCTCGCCGACCTTCACCCGCACCCCCACGCCCACGTCGACCTTTACACCGACGCCTTCTCCGATGCCATCGGGTGGTGGCGGCGGTGGAGGCGGTGGGGGTGGCGGTGGCGGTGGAGGTGGAGGAAATCCCCCCCCTTCCATTGGACCATAGATTCCGGGCCTTCCGGTGAGGAAACTCTCGGAGGGGTGACGATGAAGCATGGGGCCTGGTGCCGCTCCGCTTTCGAGGTGGAGGGGATGCGAACGGTGGGCGAGGATGTTTGAAAGCATGACCCGAGCCCTTGGATCGACCTCAGGATTCCGCCCTGTGGGGAGGCAGATGATGAGCGAGTTCCGTCGCGTGGGACGTCTCGTGGCGCTTCTTCTCTTCGGGTTCGTTTTGCTGATCGGAGTGGTGGCCCTGGGATCCACGCCCGCCCATGGGACGACATCGGATCCAGCCTTCGGGGGGATCACGGCGACCGCGTCGCTGCCCATCTCGGACACGCTTCCCGGCGTCGGGATCAGCCGGGCGATCTGGTTCTCGGGGGCCGGAGTGCTGACCTTCACTGTGGATCTGACAGGCACGCCTCCGCTGACCCTCACGGCGGGCCCGGCCTTCGAGTGGACTAACCTCCGGGTCTTCACCAGCCCCGGCTCTCCCGTCGCCTTCGCCATCACCTACACCGCCCAGCTCACCGATCCCCTC
Protein-coding regions in this window:
- a CDS encoding serine/threonine-protein kinase, whose product is MQSGSLPRIDHFEIERPLHEGGMGILYLARDTRRGAWVVLKVSRQVKPRADHDRERTAAEQAFYEEALQAEVEVLRDLHHPHIVRLYPLEEGPRAIYSKRAPNGSWYFAMERLGGGSLEELLKRHPRLPIEVAVEIAYQVAMALEYLHARGIAHRDIKPNNILFRRPVQEGIEAVLVDFGLAQRQRARGLEAGTLLYMAPEQIEQERGGTARPDPRPADIYALGVVLYRMVTGRLPFEGRDRDQLTSAIRKSMPTRPSVLRREIPAPLDDLIAEMLAKDPDRRPTASLVARRLNEAVPWHRRFIEEEGDLSPRPASPRPATSPSGFSPVWGFITLALLVLTVVGWGLYLSSGRSIRLSEPTVMPTPAVRVSPTPLIVTGGGQGTMSTPTIQRSPSHRGPLPRRFRAPHACPHPRRFLYPHLCRRHEGPNLPSSRAEGMPA
- a CDS encoding PP2C family protein-serine/threonine phosphatase, whose translation is MAVRIRPKDPGARKPHRPSQVPPEAQAPRMFQETHAGMSGKNNEDAVETGVVPGPNGRPRYVAIVADGIGGHASGEVASHMALRHVMDFLNQHPMAPLPQALVQAVTRANQAVFTESQKKDLWKGMGTTLTIAVVEDGCLYLAHVGDSRAYLIRGERIVQLTVDHTWAQEAIEAGRLTPEEARTHPNRNVLKRYVGIQPEVEVDLRITPPNGDGPPDPRHQPLALQPGDVVLLCTDGLHDLISDERILEIVRTRPGDQAVKALVAAANAAGGPDNISVAMIELPGRKIARPPLRLSLPPLTLPMAAGALVLGLGLILAWAWLFRGGSGEEDAGGFRRSRSGTPIVIQGGGATSHAPVIGPSGEPTSTPVPTPTPSPTPTPRPSPTFTRTPTPTSTFTPTPSPMPSGGGGGGGGGGGGGGGGGGNPPPSIGP